One window of Chamaesiphon minutus PCC 6605 genomic DNA carries:
- a CDS encoding YciI family protein: MTRYILWGSYCEDVATKRTPYREAHLAGLARQKAEGLLITIGPTQDLTKVFGIYEATNENQVRQAIEADPYWEHGIWTEYQVKEWIQAL, translated from the coding sequence ATGACCAGATACATACTGTGGGGAAGTTATTGTGAAGATGTCGCCACCAAACGGACACCTTATCGAGAGGCACATTTAGCCGGACTAGCGCGCCAAAAAGCTGAAGGACTGCTAATAACGATCGGCCCTACCCAAGATCTGACCAAAGTGTTTGGGATTTATGAAGCCACCAACGAAAACCAAGTCCGCCAAGCCATTGAAGCCGATCCGTATTGGGAGCATGGAATTTGGACAGAATACCAAGTTAAAGAGTGGATTCAAGCCCTGTAG
- a CDS encoding DUF4335 domain-containing protein, giving the protein MTIRRQYSLPNCTLVLDGLSDGSSTTGIPDSRPVMSSLFNAECHFVGCDRPLFGGRDFLTSLVTTVSNYAQEFLSGIPHPKQPDADKSIVSLVKGDRENIHHLEAKLESDPAGADAASGKPARVNLSTIQLFDLLEAVDQFLADKRTLPDIMIPLQPVSKSVAQPISAQAVPVGLGLASLVVASLVGYALPVPEVTAPKSTQRAPLVQPNPTPTSVPGAPPNNTPQSSTSPVPSPVSALPSKSNTLVEATQIGFLERKLQRDLSKNWQERGQIKQAASFNVKVNQDGQIVNYQVVGQTDAEQSKLTPLPKLATNNNDTNQAIGNFSVVFNPTGLLEVKPTDSLQGLKSFGKPITEPKLQTDLATQLRTTLQKSLPGGKPIDAQNLNYRVAVTKTGEIVDYEPIDRLAADLEAKTPLPKLTTFNAQAAISQEPLAQYQVIFQPDGKILVTPK; this is encoded by the coding sequence ATGACTATTCGCCGTCAGTATAGTTTGCCAAACTGTACCCTAGTTTTAGACGGGTTGAGTGATGGCAGCTCCACCACTGGCATCCCCGATTCTCGTCCCGTTATGTCCAGTTTATTTAATGCTGAATGTCACTTTGTCGGTTGCGATCGACCGCTATTTGGCGGAAGAGATTTCCTGACTAGTTTAGTCACCACAGTCAGTAACTACGCCCAAGAATTTCTCAGTGGCATACCCCATCCCAAACAGCCAGATGCCGATAAAAGTATAGTATCTCTGGTCAAAGGCGATCGCGAGAATATTCATCATTTGGAAGCAAAATTAGAATCCGATCCTGCTGGCGCAGATGCTGCATCTGGAAAGCCTGCTCGAGTTAATCTATCCACGATTCAGTTATTTGACTTGCTCGAAGCCGTGGATCAATTTCTGGCTGACAAACGGACTCTGCCAGATATTATGATTCCGCTGCAACCAGTTAGTAAATCTGTCGCTCAACCAATTTCTGCACAGGCTGTACCTGTGGGGTTAGGACTGGCAAGTTTAGTTGTTGCTAGTTTAGTCGGCTATGCCCTCCCCGTGCCCGAAGTTACAGCACCAAAATCCACCCAACGCGCGCCGCTCGTTCAACCCAATCCAACGCCCACTAGCGTACCGGGTGCCCCACCCAATAATACTCCACAGTCATCTACTAGTCCGGTACCTTCCCCTGTAAGCGCGCTTCCTAGCAAATCGAACACGCTGGTCGAAGCTACTCAAATCGGATTCCTCGAACGCAAATTACAACGCGACCTCAGCAAAAATTGGCAAGAACGGGGTCAAATCAAACAAGCTGCTAGTTTTAACGTTAAAGTCAATCAAGATGGCCAGATCGTCAATTATCAGGTCGTAGGACAGACAGATGCCGAGCAATCTAAGCTCACTCCTTTACCCAAACTCGCCACCAACAATAACGATACCAACCAAGCGATCGGGAATTTTAGCGTCGTATTTAACCCCACCGGATTGCTAGAAGTCAAACCCACCGATTCATTACAGGGGCTAAAGAGTTTCGGTAAACCAATTACCGAGCCTAAATTGCAGACGGATCTGGCAACACAGCTCAGAACAACGCTTCAGAAATCCCTACCTGGTGGCAAACCAATCGATGCTCAAAATCTCAATTACCGAGTCGCGGTGACCAAAACTGGCGAAATTGTCGATTACGAGCCAATAGATCGACTAGCAGCCGATCTCGAAGCTAAAACCCCACTGCCAAAATTGACAACATTCAACGCTCAAGCGGCAATTTCTCAAGAACCACTCGCCCAATATCAAGTCATATTTCAACCCGACGGCAAAATTTTAGTGACACCCAAATAG
- a CDS encoding NINE protein, translated as MRNRTAAILICFFGGYFGIHKFYLGQTFQGVLYLLFCWAGIPAIFAFFDFFVLCFMPDREFDARFNYAAPNTLDRGMSYPVAPASKSSKEATSTLYELKKLYEDGIITAEEYEVKRRKMLDDI; from the coding sequence ATGAGAAATCGCACGGCAGCAATATTGATTTGTTTTTTCGGCGGCTATTTTGGCATTCATAAGTTTTATTTGGGTCAAACTTTTCAGGGGGTACTGTACTTACTTTTTTGCTGGGCTGGCATTCCCGCAATATTTGCTTTCTTTGACTTTTTCGTACTATGCTTTATGCCCGATCGAGAGTTCGATGCCAGATTTAACTATGCTGCGCCCAATACACTCGATCGCGGCATGAGTTATCCGGTCGCACCTGCGAGTAAGTCTTCTAAAGAAGCTACTTCTACTTTGTATGAATTAAAAAAATTGTATGAAGATGGCATCATTACTGCCGAAGAGTATGAAGTCAAACGTCGAAAAATGTTAGACGATATTTAA
- a CDS encoding helix-hairpin-helix domain-containing protein, which yields MSSAALKRIPDWVWWSLCPVFGALAIAYAGYKTKTDRWMQIGGGMGAVVFLASWAGWSGLVFLAIPIQFGLAMNIKNPYLVKIAPRGAILPSDRQTAQLIAEVRGKVDINKCTKDDLVHILGLPIAYSNNIEAIKAEGYMFTHIEELTSLADVPEKYCQAIEPMVVFNYYEKDDDPIDWQRLNILPRSELIELGLDPDSATVICNERQLHGAYRSLVEVKRRTGLPIALYKHLI from the coding sequence ATGTCTAGTGCAGCTTTAAAAAGAATCCCCGATTGGGTTTGGTGGTCGCTATGTCCGGTATTTGGGGCATTGGCCATTGCTTATGCTGGCTATAAGACTAAAACCGATCGATGGATGCAAATCGGCGGAGGGATGGGCGCGGTCGTCTTCTTAGCATCTTGGGCAGGTTGGTCGGGGTTGGTGTTTCTAGCGATCCCGATTCAATTTGGTTTGGCGATGAATATTAAAAACCCTTATTTAGTTAAAATTGCGCCTAGAGGAGCGATCTTACCATCCGATCGCCAGACAGCTCAATTAATTGCTGAGGTTCGAGGTAAAGTCGATATTAATAAATGCACCAAAGACGATCTGGTACATATTTTAGGCTTGCCGATTGCTTATTCTAATAATATCGAAGCGATCAAAGCTGAAGGCTATATGTTCACGCACATCGAAGAACTAACCTCCCTTGCGGATGTTCCCGAAAAATACTGCCAAGCGATCGAACCGATGGTTGTCTTTAATTATTACGAAAAAGATGACGATCCGATCGATTGGCAAAGGTTAAATATTCTGCCACGCTCGGAATTAATTGAATTAGGTCTCGATCCCGACAGTGCGACAGTTATCTGCAACGAACGTCAATTACATGGTGCCTATCGATCGCTAGTTGAAGTCAAACGCCGCACTGGTTTACCGATCGCGCTATACAAGCACCTAATTTAA
- a CDS encoding 2Fe-2S iron-sulfur cluster-binding protein, which translates to MTRNHHIKIYNRKTETYHQVTVPDDRYILHSAEDCGIELPFSCRNGACTACAVRVKSGDLYQPEAMGLSAQLQSQGYALLCVSYARSDLEVETQDEDEVYELQFGRYFGKGKIKYGLALDEE; encoded by the coding sequence ATGACGCGCAATCATCACATCAAAATTTACAACCGCAAAACTGAGACATATCATCAAGTCACTGTCCCTGACGATCGATATATCCTTCACAGTGCGGAAGATTGTGGCATCGAATTACCCTTCTCTTGTCGGAATGGTGCTTGTACGGCTTGTGCCGTGCGCGTCAAATCTGGAGACTTATATCAGCCAGAAGCCATGGGATTATCTGCCCAGTTGCAAAGTCAAGGTTACGCACTGCTATGTGTCAGCTACGCTCGATCGGATTTGGAAGTCGAAACCCAAGACGAGGACGAAGTCTACGAACTTCAGTTCGGACGTTATTTTGGCAAAGGCAAAATTAAATACGGACTTGCTTTAGATGAAGAATAG
- a CDS encoding thermonuclease family protein: protein MNRRLQSSCILWLSICGLVLIAGCQASPPSYPTIQISRVSSGQSVEWVDKSQQPAVLQQGRLMGIDAPDLGQDPWGKQAKQRLEELIGLPDKGSANVEFASTEADKYGRKFVYLWKDGRLVNEQLLKDGWVLPNVKTATSATTTTGAKYYDRFIRASQYARLSGEGIWNPERPMRMSPSEFRKEER from the coding sequence ATGAATCGCAGATTGCAATCATCTTGCATATTATGGCTATCAATCTGTGGATTAGTCTTGATAGCTGGTTGTCAAGCATCGCCACCTAGCTATCCAACGATCCAAATTAGTCGTGTCAGTAGCGGACAATCTGTAGAGTGGGTCGATAAATCTCAGCAACCCGCAGTACTTCAACAAGGAAGATTGATGGGGATCGATGCTCCAGATCTAGGGCAAGATCCCTGGGGAAAACAAGCAAAACAACGATTGGAAGAATTAATCGGTCTTCCGGATAAAGGTAGTGCCAACGTCGAATTTGCCAGCACTGAAGCCGATAAATACGGACGCAAGTTTGTCTACTTATGGAAAGATGGTCGGTTAGTTAACGAACAATTGCTCAAAGATGGCTGGGTATTACCCAATGTGAAAACTGCTACTTCGGCTACGACGACAACCGGAGCCAAATATTACGATCGATTTATTCGCGCCAGCCAATACGCTCGACTCAGCGGCGAAGGCATTTGGAATCCCGAACGTCCGATGCGGATGAGTCCGTCAGAATTTCGGAAAGAGGAACGCTGA
- a CDS encoding DUF4336 domain-containing protein, translated as MTLEERVSTTIEAMGSKDRSWRFWFTVPIYPYSQRRTIRTEVLPNTIWTFEQLQGIFYVVVPIRMTVVKLSGSGLLVYAPVAPTEECIDLVNELVAIHGDVKFIILPTVSGLEHKVFVGPFARKFPQAQVWIAPDQWSFPVNLPLSWIGFPSDRTHILPADSRQTPFGDEFDYAILGTLLISSNLANFSGRGQFAEVAFLHRRSRTLLVTDTIVSLPSAPPPILELEPYPLLFHARDRASEPIVDTPANRLKGWQRICLFALYFQPSVLATRNWLQTFGDAITAPDRSHQSYFGLYPFDWQPNWQQTFTDTRDRGRLFVAPILQTLILNRAPQQTIAWVDRIVQWDFDRIIPCHFDAPVVATPQAFRAAFSFLECGSTPTQLPATDMQLLQQIDRQLVWLRLIVAAKDKI; from the coding sequence GTGACTCTGGAAGAACGAGTAAGCACCACAATTGAAGCGATGGGATCGAAGGATCGATCGTGGCGATTTTGGTTTACGGTACCGATCTACCCATACAGTCAGCGACGCACGATTCGGACGGAAGTATTACCAAACACGATCTGGACATTCGAGCAGCTTCAGGGCATCTTTTATGTAGTAGTGCCGATTCGGATGACGGTGGTGAAGCTCTCTGGTAGCGGTTTGCTCGTCTATGCACCTGTAGCACCGACTGAAGAATGTATCGACTTGGTAAATGAGCTAGTTGCCATTCATGGTGACGTGAAATTTATCATCTTACCGACGGTTTCGGGATTAGAGCATAAAGTTTTTGTCGGACCATTTGCCCGCAAATTTCCCCAGGCGCAAGTTTGGATAGCACCAGATCAATGGAGTTTTCCAGTCAATTTACCCTTGAGCTGGATCGGTTTTCCGAGCGATCGCACGCATATTTTACCCGCAGATAGCCGTCAAACGCCGTTTGGCGATGAGTTCGATTATGCTATTTTGGGGACATTACTAATTTCGAGTAACTTAGCTAATTTTTCCGGTCGCGGACAATTCGCTGAGGTAGCTTTTTTGCACCGTCGATCGCGGACACTATTAGTTACCGATACGATCGTGTCATTGCCGAGCGCGCCACCGCCAATTCTCGAACTCGAACCCTACCCATTGTTATTTCATGCCAGAGATCGCGCCAGCGAGCCGATCGTCGATACCCCCGCCAATCGTCTCAAAGGCTGGCAACGGATCTGTTTATTCGCTCTATATTTCCAGCCGAGCGTGTTGGCAACCCGCAATTGGCTTCAAACCTTTGGCGATGCCATTACCGCGCCAGATCGCAGCCACCAGAGCTATTTTGGCCTCTATCCATTCGACTGGCAACCTAACTGGCAACAAACATTCACAGACACGCGAGATCGTGGCCGATTATTTGTCGCCCCCATTCTCCAAACATTAATTCTCAACCGCGCGCCCCAACAAACGATCGCCTGGGTCGATCGGATCGTACAATGGGATTTCGATCGGATTATTCCCTGTCACTTTGATGCGCCAGTTGTCGCTACACCCCAAGCCTTTCGAGCGGCTTTCTCATTTCTCGAATGTGGCTCTACACCTACTCAATTGCCCGCCACCGACATGCAGTTACTCCAACAAATCGATCGGCAATTGGTGTGGTTGCGACTGATTGTCGCTGCCAAGGATAAAATTTAG
- a CDS encoding homocysteine biosynthesis protein, whose amino-acid sequence MKTIDEINDKIGSKRAVVWTVDEVKTKVTELGVAKIAELVDVITTGSFEPMESSGAILNLGHTDPPIKIRSCTLDGVPAYAGFGAVDLYLGATQLVDFAGEIGDGDDRKERGGAHVIADLIAGKSVTLRAIGQGTDCYPRATFDTTITKDTINQFYLYNPRNLYQNFIVGVNGGDRQLYTYLGPLQPRLGNAVYSNTGAISPLLNDPDLDVIGIGTRIWLGGGIGYVAWEGTQHFPLQKRGENRTPIGPGATLALIGDAKQMNPNWVRGCYLKNYGPSLMLGVGVPIPVLNADVVARCAVQDRDIVAPIVDFSIPRRVRPTFGLVSYEQLKSGKIKIEGRTVRVAPLASIYRSRQVAIELKEAIERGEFLLTEAVSSLPRDRTFIPQDRRQMPSLLED is encoded by the coding sequence ATGAAAACAATCGACGAAATTAACGACAAGATCGGTAGCAAACGAGCAGTGGTATGGACGGTAGACGAGGTTAAGACTAAAGTTACTGAGTTAGGAGTTGCTAAAATTGCCGAACTAGTAGATGTAATTACCACTGGGAGTTTTGAACCGATGGAATCATCGGGGGCAATTCTCAACTTAGGACATACCGATCCGCCGATTAAGATTCGATCGTGTACGTTGGATGGGGTGCCTGCATATGCTGGATTTGGAGCGGTGGATCTCTATTTGGGGGCGACGCAATTAGTCGATTTTGCTGGTGAAATTGGCGATGGGGACGATCGCAAAGAGCGTGGGGGTGCCCATGTGATTGCCGATTTAATTGCTGGAAAGAGTGTGACGCTACGGGCGATCGGTCAAGGCACGGATTGTTATCCTCGCGCTACCTTCGATACGACGATTACCAAGGATACGATCAATCAATTTTACCTTTACAACCCCCGTAATTTGTACCAGAACTTCATCGTCGGGGTAAATGGGGGCGATCGACAGTTATACACCTATTTAGGACCTTTACAGCCGCGATTGGGTAACGCAGTCTACTCGAATACTGGGGCAATTTCACCGCTATTAAATGACCCCGATCTCGATGTCATTGGCATCGGGACGCGAATTTGGTTGGGCGGAGGCATCGGCTACGTCGCCTGGGAAGGGACGCAACATTTCCCACTACAAAAACGCGGCGAAAATCGCACGCCCATCGGTCCTGGCGCGACTTTAGCTCTGATTGGCGATGCCAAACAGATGAACCCCAATTGGGTACGCGGCTGCTATCTCAAAAATTATGGCCCTTCGTTAATGTTGGGGGTTGGGGTGCCAATTCCGGTATTGAATGCGGACGTTGTGGCGCGGTGTGCCGTCCAAGATCGGGATATCGTCGCACCGATCGTCGATTTTTCGATTCCGCGCCGGGTGCGTCCGACTTTTGGACTAGTCAGTTACGAACAATTAAAATCGGGAAAAATCAAAATTGAAGGTAGAACTGTCAGAGTAGCTCCCTTAGCCAGTATTTATCGATCGAGACAGGTGGCAATCGAATTAAAAGAGGCGATCGAGCGTGGAGAATTTCTGTTAACAGAAGCGGTATCTTCATTACCGCGCGATCGAACATTTATTCCTCAAGATCGCCGTCAAATGCCCAGCTTACTTGAAGATTAG
- the coaD gene encoding pantetheine-phosphate adenylyltransferase produces the protein MAIYPGSFDPITLGHLDIIERGSKLFDRVVVAVLRNPGKTPLFTVEQRLCQIRTATKHLPQVEVDSFDGLTVAYANSIGARVLLRGLRVMSDFEKELQMAHTNKTLSTDIETVFLATSTEYGFLSSSIVKEIARFNGSIDHLVSPHVASEIYQCYNNSTTPL, from the coding sequence ATCGCGATTTATCCTGGGAGTTTCGACCCGATTACATTGGGTCATTTAGACATCATCGAACGCGGCAGTAAGCTGTTCGATCGGGTGGTCGTAGCCGTATTGCGAAATCCTGGTAAAACACCGCTGTTTACCGTCGAGCAACGCCTTTGCCAAATTCGCACAGCTACCAAACATTTACCGCAAGTAGAAGTAGATAGCTTTGATGGATTAACGGTCGCTTATGCCAATTCGATCGGCGCAAGAGTGTTACTCAGAGGACTCAGAGTAATGTCAGACTTCGAGAAAGAGTTACAAATGGCTCATACAAACAAAACCTTGTCTACAGATATTGAGACGGTGTTTTTAGCAACTTCCACAGAGTATGGTTTCCTGAGCAGTAGCATTGTTAAAGAAATCGCTAGATTCAACGGCTCGATCGACCATCTTGTCTCACCTCACGTTGCATCAGAAATCTACCAATGTTACAACAATTCCACTACCCCACTCTAG
- a CDS encoding metallophosphoesterase produces MSNKIIRHWRKLILNSIKFLLVAIAILFATSVYAQGIEPRWFAIKQIDVKIAGLDPAFEGYKIVQLTDLHARSAVMDRNQLAKVARLANQQQPDAIVLTGDYITKDATKSEEMLANAFGILKAKDRVIATMGNHDRGGDSTPIERALAAGNVKLLNNDVYSIERQGHLLNIAGVDDVWFKRADIAKTISKLPPTGVNILLAHEPDFGDIAAATDRFELQLSGHSHGGQIVLPFAPRVTPPWGKKYINGLYHISGMQLYVSPGVGTTGPPKARFNCRPEISVIVLHQV; encoded by the coding sequence ATGAGTAACAAGATTATTAGGCACTGGCGAAAATTAATTCTCAACTCAATTAAATTTCTGCTGGTGGCGATCGCGATTTTATTTGCTACTAGCGTCTATGCCCAAGGTATAGAGCCGCGCTGGTTTGCAATCAAACAGATCGATGTCAAGATTGCCGGACTAGATCCAGCCTTTGAAGGATACAAAATAGTTCAACTCACCGATCTACACGCGCGCTCGGCAGTGATGGATCGCAATCAGTTAGCCAAAGTTGCCAGACTAGCCAACCAACAACAACCAGACGCGATCGTCCTCACTGGAGACTACATCACTAAAGATGCCACTAAGTCTGAAGAAATGCTCGCCAATGCTTTTGGCATCCTCAAAGCTAAAGATCGAGTCATCGCGACAATGGGCAATCACGATCGCGGCGGCGATAGTACCCCGATCGAACGCGCACTCGCAGCAGGTAACGTCAAGTTATTAAATAATGACGTCTACTCGATCGAGCGTCAAGGGCATCTACTCAATATCGCTGGTGTCGATGATGTCTGGTTCAAACGGGCAGATATTGCGAAGACGATTTCTAAGTTACCACCGACTGGTGTAAATATTTTACTGGCTCACGAACCAGATTTTGGCGATATCGCTGCTGCAACCGATCGGTTTGAACTGCAACTTTCTGGGCATTCTCACGGCGGACAAATAGTTTTACCCTTTGCACCCAGAGTGACACCGCCTTGGGGCAAGAAGTACATCAATGGTCTTTACCACATCAGTGGAATGCAGCTCTACGTCAGCCCGGGGGTCGGTACTACAGGCCCCCCAAAAGCTCGATTTAACTGTCGGCCAGAAATCTCGGTCATCGTTCTACATCAAGTCTAG
- a CDS encoding THUMP domain-containing class I SAM-dependent RNA methyltransferase gives MSEYFATVARGLEELAARELTELGAQAVAQGFCGVAFQGDRELLYRVNLWARLPFRVLVKLGEFPCADDIELYDGIQQIDWGEYLTPELTLAVTVTGKNEQLNHSHFTAIQVKRAITKQQTEKFGARSNVDIADPNIRINVHIEKDTCTVNLDSSGSSLHRRGYRSAVGDAPLKESLAAALMKMSGWTPDLAFVDPLCGSGTLPLEAAMQAMNIAPGIFRDSFGFESWLDFDPELFDRLLKLAEAGEQQDLQATIIGSDRNYDIIEQARANARSSGVERYVRFAQQELADVEAPSDRGILLCNPPYGERLGRNEDLGAFYKLLGDVLKNRFKGWTAFVLSGNKELAKSIGLRSAQRTTVYNGTIACQLMKYEMY, from the coding sequence GTGAGTGAGTACTTTGCTACAGTCGCCAGAGGTTTAGAAGAGTTAGCAGCACGGGAGCTAACTGAATTAGGGGCGCAAGCGGTGGCTCAAGGTTTTTGTGGCGTGGCTTTTCAGGGCGATCGCGAGTTACTGTATCGTGTCAATTTATGGGCGCGATTGCCGTTTCGGGTTTTGGTCAAACTGGGAGAATTTCCGTGTGCTGACGATATCGAACTTTATGATGGCATCCAACAAATCGATTGGGGCGAATATCTAACCCCAGAGTTGACACTAGCGGTAACGGTAACGGGGAAAAACGAACAATTGAATCATAGCCACTTTACGGCGATTCAAGTCAAAAGAGCCATTACCAAACAACAAACCGAAAAATTTGGCGCGCGATCGAATGTCGATATTGCCGATCCCAATATCCGCATTAACGTCCATATCGAGAAAGATACTTGTACTGTCAATCTCGATAGCTCTGGGAGCAGCCTGCATCGTCGCGGCTATCGCTCTGCTGTCGGCGATGCACCCCTCAAAGAGTCTCTAGCCGCAGCTTTAATGAAAATGTCTGGTTGGACGCCCGATTTAGCTTTTGTCGATCCCCTGTGTGGCTCCGGCACATTACCCCTAGAAGCGGCGATGCAGGCAATGAACATAGCTCCGGGTATTTTTCGCGATAGCTTCGGCTTTGAGAGCTGGCTAGACTTCGATCCGGAGTTATTCGATCGATTGTTAAAGTTGGCAGAAGCAGGCGAACAGCAAGATCTCCAAGCAACGATTATCGGCAGCGATCGCAACTATGACATCATCGAACAGGCACGAGCGAATGCCCGTAGTTCTGGTGTCGAACGCTATGTTCGTTTCGCACAACAAGAATTAGCCGATGTCGAAGCTCCTAGCGATCGGGGGATTCTGCTCTGTAATCCTCCCTATGGCGAGCGATTGGGACGCAATGAAGATTTGGGTGCTTTTTATAAATTGCTAGGCGATGTGCTGAAAAATCGCTTTAAAGGATGGACGGCATTCGTCCTCAGCGGTAATAAAGAATTAGCCAAATCAATCGGCTTGCGATCGGCACAAAGAACGACGGTGTATAACGGGACGATCGCTTGTCAACTAATGAAATACGAAATGTATTAA